From Desulfovibrio desulfuricans, a single genomic window includes:
- a CDS encoding FliH/SctL family protein, translated as MASDELRKKWGTIFMGEREATPQQLDAMQEPLLRERAQHLQQEDYLARVRARAEERAREILGAAYAERQKVLEEAGVEAQARVEQFTREAKELKAQAQAELAEAEAEHGKARDLREEAEFIRGNAHNEGFQAGMEQAGAELKEFRVDVGQMLGNMLRALEAQRHNLGEAWRDELAELARVAVEAGTGWILQAEHQRILQSLVFSSLQLLEDRATVSIRVHPDDEDTVSDLFRAARERVPELSQWIVNGDPSVEAGGLVAESVSGSVENLREHYREMVNGILEHLTLPPRPEEERAGEEVSATAARESERLTQIVPEAAPVAEPEPELPVEPVDTMGQPELLPEHLPEHPAETLAEASPESGPESGQEFAPESAPDMAQDTQPEQASFAGQAGAGLAPDEILPASGPAGTVAAAEFFEQGQEPAPTDAAVPLANASPEMMQDSMPEPGVQAEAHPAESSPAPMAHPDAGVEGQPAQEQTPEPAHVQAAEHNANPSLAELEDELFPLPEEEKEHVSQSSSSVFVSGGFLPGSGNGQPG; from the coding sequence ATGGCGTCAGACGAGTTGCGCAAAAAATGGGGCACCATCTTCATGGGCGAGCGCGAGGCAACACCTCAGCAGCTTGACGCCATGCAGGAACCCTTGCTCCGTGAACGCGCCCAGCACCTGCAGCAGGAGGACTATCTTGCCCGGGTGCGCGCCAGGGCCGAGGAACGCGCGCGCGAGATTCTAGGCGCAGCCTATGCCGAAAGGCAAAAGGTGCTGGAAGAGGCCGGGGTCGAGGCTCAGGCCCGTGTGGAGCAGTTCACGCGCGAAGCGAAAGAGCTGAAGGCGCAGGCGCAGGCAGAACTGGCCGAGGCCGAGGCAGAGCACGGCAAGGCCCGCGACCTGCGCGAAGAAGCCGAGTTTATCCGCGGCAACGCGCATAATGAGGGCTTTCAGGCGGGCATGGAGCAGGCCGGGGCCGAGCTTAAGGAGTTCCGCGTTGATGTGGGGCAGATGCTCGGCAACATGCTGCGCGCTCTTGAGGCGCAGCGTCACAACCTTGGCGAAGCCTGGCGGGATGAACTGGCAGAGCTGGCCCGCGTGGCCGTAGAGGCCGGAACCGGCTGGATTTTGCAGGCAGAGCATCAGCGCATTTTGCAAAGCCTGGTCTTTAGTTCCCTGCAACTGCTGGAAGACCGCGCCACCGTGAGCATCCGCGTGCACCCCGATGACGAGGACACTGTGAGCGACCTGTTTCGGGCCGCCCGCGAGCGTGTGCCCGAGTTGAGCCAATGGATCGTGAACGGCGATCCTTCTGTTGAGGCTGGCGGCCTTGTGGCCGAGAGCGTCAGCGGTTCTGTGGAAAATCTGCGCGAACATTACCGCGAAATGGTCAACGGCATTCTGGAGCATCTGACCTTGCCGCCGCGCCCCGAGGAAGAAAGGGCGGGGGAAGAAGTGAGCGCCACGGCTGCGCGTGAATCTGAGCGGTTGACGCAAATCGTGCCGGAAGCTGCACCTGTTGCGGAGCCAGAGCCTGAACTGCCCGTTGAGCCTGTCGATACGATGGGCCAGCCGGAACTGTTGCCAGAACACTTGCCAGAACATCCGGCAGAAACTCTGGCTGAAGCCTCTCCGGAATCTGGGCCGGAATCCGGGCAGGAATTTGCGCCCGAATCTGCACCAGACATGGCCCAAGATACGCAGCCAGAGCAGGCCTCCTTTGCCGGGCAGGCTGGCGCTGGTCTCGCGCCCGACGAAATTTTGCCCGCATCCGGGCCTGCTGGCACGGTTGCTGCCGCTGAATTTTTTGAGCAAGGGCAGGAGCCTGCGCCAACTGATGCCGCAGTTCCTCTTGCCAATGCCTCGCCCGAAATGATGCAGGACTCCATGCCAGAACCCGGAGTCCAGGCAGAGGCGCATCCTGCGGAATCCTCCCCGGCTCCGATGGCGCATCCTGATGCTGGTGTTGAAGGGCAGCCCGCACAGGAGCAGACTCCGGAACCTGCCCATGTTCAGGCAGCGGAACACAATGCCAATCCCAGCCTTGCCGAGCTTGAGGACGAGCTCTTTCCCCTGCCGGAAGAGGAAAAGGAACACGTCTCGCAATCTTCTTCCAGCGTCTTTGTCAGCGGGGGCTTTCTGCCCGGCTCGGGCAACGGCCAGCCGGGATAG
- the fliG gene encoding flagellar motor switch protein FliG, with the protein MELTGKQRTAVLLLAMGDKFTADVFKRMDRQEIADISRAIVELEPVPREIVEEVLREFHESLVEGVDMITGGSETLKRLLVKNLDPETAKYVMDSLSLETGPAPFRELESVSPKLLSQILRNEHPQTLALIIGHLHPDQAANLLTNLPAGVRAEVLMRLARLEAVPEEMLMEVDKVLTSQLIAMGGKEGKKVGGVQSVAEILNAVDRATEEEVLSEIEEDSAQMAEDIRNLMFVFEDCKNIDDRGVREMLKEISNEDLTLALRGASDDLKEKFFKNMSERAGNMIREELEFMGPAKLSDVESAQQNVVKIVRRLEGENKLVISRGAGDVFV; encoded by the coding sequence ATGGAGTTGACCGGCAAACAGCGTACTGCAGTGCTGCTGCTCGCCATGGGCGACAAATTCACGGCTGACGTGTTCAAACGCATGGACCGGCAGGAAATAGCCGACATCTCCAGAGCTATCGTGGAATTGGAGCCTGTGCCGCGCGAAATAGTCGAAGAAGTGCTGCGCGAATTCCACGAATCGCTGGTTGAAGGTGTGGATATGATCACGGGCGGTAGCGAAACGCTGAAACGCCTGCTGGTCAAAAACCTTGATCCTGAAACCGCCAAGTACGTTATGGACTCCCTGAGCCTTGAAACCGGCCCCGCGCCCTTCCGCGAGCTGGAATCGGTCAGCCCCAAGCTGCTTTCACAGATTCTGCGCAACGAGCATCCGCAAACTCTGGCCCTTATTATCGGTCACCTGCATCCGGATCAGGCCGCCAATTTATTGACAAACCTTCCCGCAGGCGTGCGCGCCGAGGTGCTCATGCGCCTTGCGCGGCTTGAAGCCGTGCCGGAAGAAATGCTCATGGAAGTGGACAAGGTGCTCACCAGCCAGCTTATCGCCATGGGCGGCAAGGAAGGCAAAAAAGTGGGCGGCGTGCAGTCTGTGGCAGAAATTCTCAATGCCGTGGACCGCGCCACCGAAGAAGAAGTGCTCTCCGAAATCGAAGAAGATTCCGCGCAGATGGCCGAAGATATCCGCAACCTCATGTTTGTCTTTGAGGACTGCAAGAATATTGACGACCGTGGCGTGCGCGAAATGCTGAAGGAAATTTCCAACGAAGATCTCACCCTGGCCCTGCGCGGGGCCAGCGACGACCTCAAGGAAAAATTCTTCAAGAATATGTCGGAACGCGCGGGCAACATGATTCGCGAAGAACTGGAATTCATGGGCCCGGCCAAGCTTTCGGACGTGGAGTCGGCCCAGCAGAATGTCGTCAAGATCGTGCGGCGGCTTGAAGGCGAAAACAAGCTTGTCATCAGCCGTGGCGCTGGCGACGTGTTTGTGTAG
- the fliF gene encoding flagellar basal-body MS-ring/collar protein FliF, which yields MPAFLMQLVNSIKAVWARMSVMQRVMVMGGFVLIGSAAIGLSVWASRPDLKVLYSNLSAEDASVVIKSLQADKVMYQLTDNGKTILVPKEVVYDERIKIAGEGGLVGQGIGFEIFDKVKVGQTDFVQKINYTRALQGELSRTISEFPNVESARVHLVIPHRSLFVEERQSPSASVVLKLKRPNLKPDQKEINAILNMMLMAVEGLDKTHVSISDNGGKVLYQPESDSLAGASSTQMEHRQQVQRNLERRIEEMLQPMFGPGRVIAKVNVDMDFSQRTIRRELFDPEKTAVRSEQRSEETQQGRSNLEGGSPDANFRGDGIAGSVSQQNGSRETRTTNYEINKEEQQIVSNVGDLKRMTVAVLIDGTYEKTNGAWTFVPRKADDLERVRQLVTNAVGLDKARGDALEVSSAPFTDSEPPKDPNFAEMLADYAERLGKPLLNALLAFLFLMLVVRPVVLALIRPKVEAGEMIEGLEGLPAAEEQLALYEALEEASKADDEIAADEEDDELVFKDIEALKSHIFTLSDNHMEQVVMLVRGWMKNDETATA from the coding sequence ATGCCGGCTTTTCTTATGCAACTTGTCAATTCCATCAAGGCAGTCTGGGCCAGAATGAGCGTCATGCAGCGCGTGATGGTCATGGGTGGATTTGTGCTTATCGGCTCTGCGGCCATTGGCCTTTCTGTCTGGGCCTCGCGGCCTGACTTGAAGGTGCTGTATTCCAACCTCAGCGCCGAAGACGCCAGTGTTGTCATCAAGTCGCTCCAGGCGGACAAGGTTATGTACCAGCTGACTGACAACGGGAAAACCATTCTTGTTCCCAAGGAAGTTGTGTATGATGAACGCATCAAGATCGCGGGCGAAGGCGGTCTTGTGGGGCAGGGCATTGGTTTTGAAATTTTTGACAAGGTCAAGGTCGGGCAAACCGACTTTGTGCAGAAAATAAACTACACCCGCGCCTTGCAGGGTGAACTTTCCCGCACCATCAGCGAGTTCCCCAATGTGGAAAGCGCACGCGTGCACCTGGTCATTCCGCACCGCAGCCTGTTTGTGGAGGAGCGCCAGTCCCCCTCGGCCTCGGTTGTGCTCAAGCTCAAGCGGCCCAACCTCAAGCCCGACCAGAAAGAAATCAACGCCATCCTCAACATGATGCTTATGGCTGTTGAAGGGCTGGATAAAACGCACGTGTCCATTTCAGACAATGGCGGCAAGGTGCTGTATCAGCCGGAATCAGACAGCCTTGCCGGTGCAAGCTCCACCCAGATGGAACACCGCCAGCAGGTGCAGCGCAACCTTGAACGCCGCATTGAAGAAATGTTGCAGCCCATGTTTGGCCCTGGCCGTGTTATCGCCAAGGTCAACGTGGATATGGATTTCAGCCAGCGCACCATCCGTCGCGAGCTGTTTGACCCCGAAAAAACCGCAGTACGCAGCGAGCAGCGCAGTGAAGAAACCCAGCAAGGCCGCTCGAATCTTGAGGGCGGGTCGCCGGACGCCAACTTCCGTGGCGATGGCATAGCCGGATCTGTTTCACAGCAGAACGGCAGCCGCGAAACCCGCACCACCAACTACGAAATTAACAAGGAAGAGCAGCAAATCGTATCCAATGTGGGCGATTTAAAGCGCATGACGGTTGCAGTCCTTATCGATGGGACGTATGAAAAGACCAACGGGGCGTGGACATTTGTGCCGCGCAAGGCTGATGACCTTGAGCGTGTGCGTCAGCTTGTTACCAATGCCGTGGGCCTGGACAAGGCCCGTGGTGATGCTCTGGAAGTAAGCTCCGCTCCGTTTACGGATTCCGAGCCGCCCAAGGATCCCAACTTTGCCGAAATGCTGGCCGATTATGCCGAACGGCTGGGCAAGCCCCTGCTCAACGCGCTGCTGGCCTTTTTGTTCCTCATGCTTGTGGTGCGGCCCGTGGTTTTGGCCCTCATCCGGCCCAAGGTTGAAGCCGGTGAAATGATCGAGGGGCTTGAAGGCCTGCCCGCAGCCGAAGAACAGCTGGCCCTGTATGAGGCCCTTGAAGAGGCCTCCAAGGCAGATGACGAGATCGCCGCAGACGAAGAAGACGATGAACTGGTTTTCAAAGATATTGAAGCCTTGAAGTCGCACATTTTCACCCTTTCCGATAATCATATGGAGCAGGTGGTGATGCTGGTGCGCGGCTGGATGAAAAACGATGAAACAGCTACCGCCTAA
- the fliE gene encoding flagellar hook-basal body complex protein FliE has protein sequence MSIQAVGMRAYSEAVQNFSKVQSSLQQGGSIGGQTQFAKTLDQSLLRDSVDRGENFGAQADFIKYPTQAHTPVTPQNSFSGTIKNSLNKVNELDSAKNAAIEDFAAGRTQNVHELMITMQKSSMAMKLTSAVRGKVLEAYKEISRMQF, from the coding sequence ATGAGCATTCAGGCAGTTGGCATGCGGGCGTACAGCGAGGCAGTGCAGAATTTCAGCAAGGTGCAGAGCAGCCTGCAACAGGGCGGCTCCATCGGCGGCCAGACCCAGTTTGCCAAAACTCTTGACCAGAGCCTTTTGCGCGACAGCGTTGACCGGGGCGAAAATTTTGGCGCCCAGGCGGATTTTATCAAATATCCCACGCAGGCGCACACGCCGGTGACCCCGCAGAACAGTTTTTCCGGCACCATCAAAAATTCGCTCAATAAGGTTAACGAACTGGACAGCGCCAAAAATGCAGCCATCGAAGATTTTGCCGCAGGCCGCACCCAGAATGTGCACGAACTCATGATCACCATGCAGAAATCCAGCATGGCCATGAAGCTGACCTCTGCCGTGCGCGGCAAGGTGCTTGAAGCCTACAAGGAAATTTCCCGCATGCAGTTCTAG
- the flgC gene encoding flagellar basal body rod protein FlgC, translating to MDFMTAFDISASGLSADRTRINTISMNLANAKTTRTPQGGPYRRRSVVQQTADVDDPFSIHMRSALDRAVQGVRVSAVTMDNRPFKRVYEPGNPDANAEGYVMYPDINVVEEMANLMTAQRNYEANVTTVDAVKGMYIKALDIGR from the coding sequence ATGGACTTCATGACGGCATTTGATATCAGCGCGTCCGGCCTTTCAGCCGACCGCACCCGCATCAACACCATTTCGATGAACCTTGCCAACGCCAAGACAACGCGCACGCCCCAGGGCGGGCCGTACCGTCGGCGCAGCGTGGTGCAGCAAACGGCAGATGTGGATGATCCTTTTTCCATCCACATGCGTTCGGCCCTGGACAGGGCGGTACAGGGCGTGCGTGTTTCTGCCGTGACCATGGACAACCGGCCCTTCAAGCGGGTGTACGAGCCAGGCAACCCTGACGCCAATGCGGAAGGCTACGTCATGTACCCTGATATCAACGTGGTTGAAGAAATGGCCAACCTCATGACTGCCCAGCGCAACTATGAGGCCAACGTCACCACGGTGGATGCCGTCAAGGGCATGTACATCAAGGCTTTGGATATTGGCCGCTAG
- the flgB gene encoding flagellar basal body rod protein FlgB has protein sequence MKSMFNMQMGLVGKVMDMQLQRQNVIAGNIANVETPNYKPRELSFEKELQSALGLDARGEMTRTESSHMPTAFRPDSFGPEWDMAVKPRVVHGEDRVNIDKEMAKHAKNQLQYTALTQVMSKSFEGLNNIIQDGKQS, from the coding sequence ATGAAATCAATGTTCAATATGCAGATGGGCCTTGTGGGCAAGGTCATGGATATGCAGTTGCAGCGGCAGAACGTCATCGCGGGCAATATCGCCAACGTGGAGACGCCCAACTACAAGCCGCGCGAACTGTCTTTTGAAAAAGAACTGCAATCGGCCTTGGGGCTTGATGCAAGAGGGGAGATGACCCGTACGGAATCTTCCCACATGCCCACGGCTTTCAGGCCTGATTCTTTTGGGCCGGAATGGGATATGGCGGTCAAACCGCGTGTTGTTCACGGCGAAGACCGCGTCAATATTGATAAAGAAATGGCCAAACATGCCAAAAACCAGTTGCAGTATACAGCGCTTACCCAGGTGATGAGCAAGTCTTTTGAAGGGCTGAACAACATCATCCAGGATGGCAAGCAGTCCTGA
- a CDS encoding 3'-5' exonuclease produces MVSTDLSRSVAIDFETSGYSAHSACAVGLARIEQGSVTDVFYSLIRPPSSRVMFTEIHGLTWPMLKDAPTFAELWPQIDAFLEGAGSLLAHNASFDRRVLAASCHAVGAQEPRAPFLCTLKGSRRSLPLASKKLSSVSAYFGIALNHHHAGSDAEACARIYLQLRALGVTDAQMKL; encoded by the coding sequence GTGGTTTCTACAGATTTGAGCCGTAGTGTAGCTATTGATTTTGAAACTTCCGGCTACTCGGCCCACAGCGCTTGCGCCGTGGGCCTTGCTCGTATTGAGCAGGGCAGCGTGACAGATGTTTTTTACAGCCTCATCAGGCCGCCGTCTTCGCGGGTAATGTTTACCGAGATCCACGGTTTGACCTGGCCCATGCTGAAGGATGCGCCCACTTTTGCCGAACTGTGGCCGCAGATAGATGCCTTTCTTGAGGGGGCGGGCAGCCTGCTTGCGCACAATGCCTCCTTTGACAGGCGTGTGCTTGCCGCAAGCTGCCACGCCGTGGGAGCGCAGGAACCCCGTGCGCCTTTTTTGTGCACCCTTAAAGGCTCCCGCCGCAGTTTGCCGCTTGCCTCCAAAAAGCTCAGCAGCGTGAGCGCCTACTTTGGGATTGCGCTGAACCACCACCATGCCGGATCAGATGCCGAGGCCTGCGCCCGCATCTATTTGCAGTTGCGCGCTCTGGGCGTCACCGATGCCCAGATGAAACTGTAA
- a CDS encoding thermonuclease family protein: MLNRLFASIILMVLAVSPAAAATTWNAYVVRVEDGNTVSVSTKKDSEEPEKVLVFYGIEAPSLRQPYGPQALAYLQRMMPKGAKVDVEDVGQLEAGPITALVQVGGDSVNYKLVMEGLAWVDRQKCRAIFCRRWLIQEHQAVLDRRGIWGLNIGTPPWQWTR; this comes from the coding sequence ATGCTCAACCGGCTTTTTGCAAGTATAATCCTTATGGTTCTGGCTGTGTCTCCCGCTGCTGCGGCTACAACGTGGAATGCGTATGTGGTAAGGGTGGAAGACGGCAATACTGTTTCAGTCAGCACCAAGAAAGACAGTGAAGAACCAGAGAAGGTGCTGGTTTTTTACGGCATTGAAGCTCCCAGTCTCAGGCAGCCTTACGGGCCTCAGGCGCTGGCCTATTTGCAGCGCATGATGCCCAAAGGGGCCAAAGTGGACGTTGAAGACGTGGGGCAGCTCGAAGCTGGCCCCATTACCGCGCTTGTGCAGGTGGGCGGCGATTCCGTCAACTACAAGCTGGTGATGGAAGGTCTGGCCTGGGTGGACAGGCAGAAGTGCAGGGCTATTTTTTGCCGACGCTGGCTTATTCAGGAACATCAGGCGGTATTGGACAGGCGTGGCATTTGGGGGCTGAACATTGGCACCCCCCCCTGGCAATGGACCCGCTGA
- the feoB gene encoding ferrous iron transport protein B, with the protein MSAVRQFNNPDDANFNADGKLRIALAGNPNCGKTTVFNGYTGARQHVGNYPGVTVDRKEGHITVGGKQVTVVDLPGTYSLTAYSMEELVARRELAAGNVQAVIDVVDSSALERNMLLTVQMLEMGIPVVLGCNMMDEARAAGIHIDMEHLGELLGIPVLPMVARSGEGLDEAMAVAIRLAQEGKANALRISYGSDIDPVLLDMEKRIEDSGLLTKKYMPHWIALKILEGDSEIMSEVRAANAALAEELEGMRKKAAAHVRSTLNANLESIITDYRYGFIRSLLRDGIVTQDAGKDRLALSDKLDKVLTNAFLGPLIMIGVLYLMFQVTFTVGDYPKGWVEDGFKWLGDTCTMLLPEGFAQSLIVDGIIAGVGGVVSFVPLILIMFALISFMEDSGYMARVAYMMDRIFRFFGLHGASVMPYIIAGGIAGGCAIPGVMATRTLRSPKEKLATLLTLPYMTCGAKLPVFLLLAGAFFPDNAPTVMFLIMITGWVMALLVARLLRSSIVKGEATPFVMELPPYRMPTLMSLLLHCWERAWMYLKKAGTVLVAISILIWAAMTFPGLPEDKSAPFDAQIAQLEEKIAAIPEGDEARAPIEEELGNVRNELKEEALAFSVAGRLGKAVEPATRPMGFDWRTDIALLAGVAAKEAVVATMGTAYAMGDQDPEDAAPLAERLKGDEAWSKATALSLMLFVLLYSPCFVALVVIRQEAGSWGWVAFSIVFNTALAFAVATAAYQMGRTVWG; encoded by the coding sequence CGATGATGCCAATTTCAACGCTGATGGAAAGCTGCGGATAGCTCTTGCTGGCAATCCCAACTGCGGTAAAACAACAGTTTTCAACGGCTACACTGGCGCGCGCCAGCATGTGGGCAACTATCCCGGTGTCACAGTTGACAGAAAAGAAGGACACATCACCGTGGGCGGCAAGCAGGTTACCGTGGTTGACCTGCCCGGAACGTACTCGCTGACCGCCTATTCCATGGAAGAACTGGTGGCGCGCCGGGAATTGGCGGCTGGCAATGTGCAGGCCGTTATTGACGTTGTGGACTCCTCGGCCCTTGAACGCAACATGCTGCTTACCGTGCAGATGCTCGAAATGGGCATCCCTGTAGTGCTTGGCTGCAATATGATGGACGAAGCCCGCGCCGCAGGCATCCATATAGATATGGAGCACCTTGGCGAACTGCTGGGCATCCCCGTGCTGCCCATGGTGGCACGCTCTGGCGAGGGGCTTGATGAAGCCATGGCTGTCGCCATCAGGTTGGCGCAGGAAGGCAAAGCCAATGCCCTGCGTATTTCTTACGGCAGCGATATTGACCCTGTGCTGCTGGATATGGAAAAGCGCATAGAAGACAGTGGGTTGTTGACAAAAAAATACATGCCCCACTGGATTGCCCTCAAAATACTTGAAGGCGACAGCGAAATCATGAGCGAGGTTCGCGCCGCAAATGCCGCGCTGGCCGAAGAGCTTGAGGGTATGCGCAAAAAGGCTGCCGCACATGTGCGCAGCACACTTAACGCCAATCTTGAATCCATCATCACCGATTACCGTTACGGCTTTATCCGCAGCCTGCTGCGCGACGGCATCGTGACCCAGGATGCCGGCAAGGACCGTCTGGCCCTTTCCGACAAGCTGGACAAGGTGCTCACCAACGCCTTTCTTGGGCCGCTGATCATGATCGGCGTGCTCTACCTCATGTTTCAGGTAACGTTTACTGTAGGCGATTATCCCAAAGGCTGGGTTGAAGACGGCTTTAAATGGCTGGGCGACACCTGCACAATGCTGTTGCCCGAGGGTTTTGCCCAGTCGCTTATTGTGGATGGCATCATTGCGGGTGTTGGCGGCGTGGTCAGCTTTGTGCCGCTCATCCTCATCATGTTTGCGCTCATTTCCTTTATGGAAGACAGCGGCTACATGGCCCGCGTGGCCTACATGATGGATCGCATCTTCCGCTTTTTCGGTCTGCACGGCGCATCGGTCATGCCCTATATTATCGCGGGCGGTATTGCGGGCGGTTGCGCCATCCCCGGCGTCATGGCAACCCGTACCCTGCGCAGCCCCAAGGAAAAACTGGCAACCCTGCTTACGCTGCCCTACATGACCTGCGGCGCAAAGCTGCCCGTGTTCCTGCTGCTGGCCGGGGCATTCTTTCCTGACAATGCCCCCACAGTCATGTTTCTTATCATGATAACCGGTTGGGTCATGGCTCTGCTGGTGGCGCGCCTGCTGCGCTCTTCCATCGTCAAGGGCGAGGCCACTCCCTTTGTTATGGAGCTGCCCCCGTACCGCATGCCTACCCTCATGAGCCTTTTGCTGCACTGCTGGGAACGTGCCTGGATGTACCTCAAGAAGGCCGGTACCGTGCTGGTGGCCATTTCCATCCTGATATGGGCCGCCATGACTTTCCCCGGTCTGCCGGAAGACAAGTCCGCCCCCTTTGACGCCCAGATCGCCCAGCTTGAAGAAAAGATAGCGGCCATCCCTGAAGGTGACGAGGCCCGCGCCCCCATTGAAGAAGAACTTGGCAACGTGCGCAACGAACTTAAGGAAGAAGCCTTGGCCTTCTCCGTGGCTGGCCGTCTTGGCAAGGCCGTGGAACCCGCCACGCGCCCCATGGGTTTTGACTGGCGCACCGACATAGCCCTGCTGGCCGGTGTGGCCGCCAAGGAAGCTGTTGTGGCCACCATGGGCACTGCCTACGCCATGGGCGACCAGGATCCCGAAGACGCCGCACCCCTGGCGGAACGCCTCAAGGGTGATGAAGCATGGTCAAAGGCCACGGCGCTTTCGCTGATGCTCTTCGTACTGCTGTATTCCCCCTGCTTTGTGGCCCTGGTGGTCATCCGCCAAGAGGCTGGCAGCTGGGGCTGGGTGGCGTTCAGCATCGTGTTCAACACTGCTCTGGCTTTTGCAGTAGCCACAGCCGCCTACCAGATGGGACGCACTGTCTGGGGATAG